In Cheilinus undulatus linkage group 14, ASM1832078v1, whole genome shotgun sequence, the genomic stretch ttgtccctgtgtgcatttgcaaactgtaatctggcttttttatgtttcttttggagtaattgcttcttcctgggagagtggcctttcagcccatgtcggtacaggactcgtttgactgttgataatgacacactgttaccagcttcagccagcgtcttcacaaggtcttttgcttttgttcttgggttgagatgcacttttcggaccaaagcacgttcatctctgagacacagaacccgtctccttcctgagcggtatgatggctggacatacccatggtgtttatacttgtgtataattgtttgaatagatgaacgtggcaccttcaggcatctggaaattgcacccaaggattaaccagacttgtgcaagtccacaattctcttcctgatatcttggctgatttcttttgattttcccatgatgttacacaaagaagcagtgtgtttcaggtgtgccttaaaatacatccacaggtgtgcctctaattacctcaaatgttgtcaataaacctatcagaggcttccaaagacacgacatcatcatctgggttttcccaaattgtttaaaggcatagtaatcttagtgtatgtaaacttctgactttgaagaaaataataaaaattacctaaaaaaatccttttctcattattctggcatttagcaaatagaaataattttggtaatcctaattgaccaaaaacaggaaaagtttaatctgatttaatgttagacggtgagaaaaaaaaagtttatgtgcctttttatatcgtgtatgtaaacttctggtttcaactgtatgaaCGAGTGCTGACTTACGATTGAGCAAGAAACAATCTTCCTGCTTGTACTGAGCTTCTATTTACTCTTTGCACCCCCAGAAATCTCCTGTTTTTTGAAAGTTAAATGTTGGAAGTTTTGTCAGCGGTACAAAGTTGCAGATGTATGCTGTTAATGATCTCATTACAAAAAGTTGTTGTCAAGTCTCATAAACCCGTATTTTATTaccaatagaacagaaacaacacatcagatgttgaaactgagacactgacaccatttcataaaaaatattaactcattttgaatttgatggcagcaacacatctcaaaaagtagggacagggccatgtttaccactgtgtagcatcccgTCTTTAACAACACTCTATAACTCATTATCAGTCTCCATGTTAATTGTCAACACAACTATTTTACTGTCTCAATCATGACAGAGCCTccctgatatttacaattctaggCTGCAATGCATCTAGTAGAATATAAACAACCAGTGAGAGCAGGCCGACCAGGTAGAGTCACCAATCAGATGTTACATACTTTTATGGATCACTAATGCCTTCTTCACAACTGTggtttcatgttttctcttgtctttgttttttatttttgctgcataGAGCATTGTCTGAAGCTACAAATATATtcttaaccctcaggccctcctgagcccttttagggctttttgattgtattttttgctcttaCTTTGGCAGTTATCATGTTAAGATGATGATATTTGACAAAggtgttcatttttttaatgaatttttgaaatttcattgTCCACTCTATGTTGACAGAATTTTCCACTGTGTagacaaaaaaaactcacactctCCCTCCTGCAGCCCTTTTAGGCCTCACTGACTACCATTAAAACCCCTCattttcattctactgccactgcaatacagaaataagaaatcctgttaattcctgtaattcagtcattcagaggtaaaaatgtaCACCATAGAAATGCTGCcaaatttcaccacttttcaatATTAGCAGAGAGACATTGTGGGAGATAATGACCTTGTTTGAACTGATAGGACATATCAGTGACTGTAGGCCAGTGGAATTAATTATTTCTCAGAGTCTggtgaaaaatttaaattatgaaaatgaattcacatttgCTATACAACTTCATACTGGAGTTAAGGaccaaaaatctgaaaaaaaagttttttctttcacgtttaatatttctaaatatatccaatgtcctaaaaggactttaagagggagagtgtgtgtttttttttttttttttttttttagttttttgttagtTAGTAGTACTTAGTATACGTCAAAATCAGTGTggctgctaatcattgacatatccagGAGTGATTATCCctgcacaaaaaagaaaaaaaaatctgctttgtgtttttaaatatgaaataatttattttttgtcagaaaatgtggcattatgtaaataaactggcatttaaagggttagaataatgaaaataattcacACCTGCTATACATGAAGAGGACTGgagttgaaaaagttttttcattcatttttaatactttaaatatatacattgtcctaaaagggctttaagagggagagtgtgatttttttaaaggagggccTGGGGGTTAATTGTTGTTCTCCATTAATACAatacttttaaaactttgtctCCACTGATTGTCAAGACTAGGCATCACAACCTGAAACAAGAAGGAATATTATTATGGAACTGTTTGTTGTGTTGAAACCCAAACTACTCTGCTATCAAAAATGCTGACATTTGTgtaaatctttaatttttaaatcatgaaaacatCATATACGGCTCCTCTTTATGTTATGTTTACTGTCATTTTCCACCAATGACATCAAACTGAACCAGTACCCCATTTTAGGTCATGTCAGATTTAATGCATAATGGCTGCAGGACTTTCATTTCAATGTACATGTTCAGTGCCACGTCTTGCATGTCCCAGCACTCTCAGAGTCCCTCGGATATGGATGTCCACATAGGTAGAATATGTTACAGGcaagaaaaacacagcatgatTATAATTCTGGTTTCTAACAATCAGCCTGGACTGGCATTTATGTGGAGAAACTCACCTCATTTACACAGAATGCTTTAATTCTACATTTTTCCTATCTTGGTTATAcaatgaatcaagtcacttggAGAGAAATTTATTGAGGGTAAAACTTGTGCATAAACACATGGCTGCCGGAGACGCCATAAAAGCAATGACAGCCTGAGCTGCAGCTGACCAACATGCATCCAGAAtgaacgctctcgtggacaagttgtgacctgtacattcaccaggctatgaaataatcatggaacattacgagacggagatgttttaaagttaaatacaaagccggaactacactccagacacggctgctgcactgtgtcactccgcccagtggtttactcaagaaatagtttagagtatttgcttcatgtgtcataatgttacacaATTACATGTTAATAtatcatagcatggtgaatgtacaggtcacaacttgtccacgagagtgttttggagttgttggattgtgtatttgatgagtttgatgagggaaaacaaaaaaaataccatctgcatacatagcattagctgtgcagctggtatattagtccccccagatctaaaaacagcttgcaccaataACTAACGGAAACTAACCTaatactaagactataggaattatggcaatgggcgaatttgccaaaatgttgaggTATCTCTTTAAAGATTGAATCCAACTCTTGATAGCTTGTCTCCTTCCAATTGTcatcactgtcatcagtctcaggTTAAGAAAAATCTTCAATCTTGAGGTCAGTCTTTGGTTTTAAATATCTCTCTGGATCTGTGTTCTTGATTGTGTCTGgtcctccacagtcctctccatttGCTTCTGTTTCTGCTTCCTGTTTCACTTTAGTTGGAGCTTTATAAAGATCTGAAGCCCgacatttgtgttttcttaacTGATAGCGCCAAGCAAAACTTTGGTCACATTTACCGCAGTTGAAGGGCTTCTCCCCTCTGTGATGAGCCATATGAAGAGACCGATAAGAACTATTGGAGAATCTTTTATTGCAGAAAGAGCAGcagaagggtttctctcctgtgtgaactgCCATATGTGAGGTCAGATTTCCTTTATGGTTAAATCTTCTACTACAAAAAGAgcaactaaatggtttctctcctgtgtgaacaTACATATGTGAGGTGAGGTGacctttttgaaaaaatgttttgctgcATAAAGTGCAGCTAAACGGTTTCTCTGTACTGTGGTGTGCCATGTGAGCCTTAAGACCAGACTTATAATTAAATCTTTTACTGCACACTGAGCAGCTAAAGGGTTTTTCTTCTGTGTGAACCAGCATGTGTGAGTTCAGATGCCCTTTTTGGTTGAATCTTTTATTgcacacagagcagctgaatgGTCTCTCCCCTCTGTGATGGACCATATGAAGCCTCAGACTTGATTTGTGGTTATATCTCTTGCCACAGACAGAGCAGCCatagggtttctctcctgtgtgaactaGCATGTGTGACCTCAGATGCCCTTTAAGGTAGAATCTTTTACTGCACACAGTGCAGTTAAATGGTTTcactcctgtgtgaattcttgTATGTCTATTCAAATCAGTTTTTAGTCTGAATGCTTTGCCACACTCAGAGCATCTGTGTGGTTTCTTGTAGGTCTTTGGTCTTTTGTAATTAACATTTCCCACAGAATTTAAACCAAACTGATGTTTTCTAGTCTTGCTCAAATCatcactgttttcacttttagtCTCAGAGTGGTCTTCAGTCCTCCCCTCAGACTCTGGTTGTAAACGTCTCCCTGGGTCTTGGTCCCTGACTCCCCCACAGTTCTCTCTACTAGCTCCTGTTTCCActtgctctttttttccctctgtttgtTTCTGATGAGGCTCCGAAACCTGTCCTTCACcacacttgtgtttttttaactggtAACACCAAGAGAATCCTCGGccacaaacagagcagctgaagggtttctcccCTCTGTGATGTGCCAAGTGAAGTTTCAAATAACACTTTTGGTTGAAACTTTTTCCAcactctgagcagctgaagggtttctctcctgtgtgaaccCTAAAATGTATGGTCAGATTCTGTTTAGTTGTAAATGTTttgccacactcagagcagcagtatgcctttatctcagGCTTTGGCCTATTATCATGAATATTTTCCATAACGGTTGAATTTGGTCTGCGCTCTCTGGTCTCTTTCCAGAAATCGCTGtcaacactgtcatcagtttCAGCAGAGTCTTCGGTCTTGACCTCAGTCTCtggttgtaaatgtttttcttcatcatgttcattcttcacagagaaagaACTGAAAAGGAAATTGGTGTTATCAGTCCGGCTTATCCAAACTTCCTCCTGTTCTTCCTTAATAAGTGGAGGATCTGAGTCTTCCTGCTTTAACCTTGTATGAACCTCCTTTAGGACTATCATTTGTTGGCCTGAActttcactgtctttctcttctACGTGAATCTTTCTGCAAATCTTTGGAAGTTTATGGTAAAGGGTTTGGTCAAGGTCAGAGCATAAATCTTGATTCCTCTTGAAGTCATATGTTGCTGCACTCTGGGAGAAGCCGTTACTTCTCAAAGAATCTAAAACTGACTGATGTCGTCTGGTCTCCGTCCAGTCattactgtcatcagtctcagctCCAGAAGACTCTTCAGTCTTGTCCTCAGTGTCTGGTTGGAAATGTGTCTCTGGATCTGAGTTCCTGGCTGGTTCTGCTCCCCCACAGCCCTCTTCATCAGCACCTGTTTCCTTCTGTTCACTTTGTGTTTCATGACCCTGTGAGaactcttcatcatcttcactctTCAAAGAAACTGAACTGAAGGAAAACATGGTCTTGTTAGAAGCTGCTCCACagttcctctttaatgtgtggGGGACCAGTGTCCTCCTAGTCCAGGCTGGAGCTCTACTCCTGCTGCTCTTGGAGAGGGTCTTTGTTGCTGACCAGCAGCTGCTGGGCATCTGCAGGAGAGcgtacacaaaaaataaacattttatttcaaactgtCAATCCATTTTAAGCATG encodes the following:
- the LOC121521695 gene encoding zinc finger protein 665-like — its product is MPSSCWSATKTLSKSSRSRAPAWTRRTLVPHTLKRNCGAASNKTMFSFSSVSLKSEDDEEFSQGHETQSEQKETGADEEGCGGAEPARNSDPETHFQPDTEDKTEESSGAETDDSNDWTETRRHQSVLDSLRSNGFSQSAATYDFKRNQDLCSDLDQTLYHKLPKICRKIHVEEKDSESSGQQMIVLKEVHTRLKQEDSDPPLIKEEQEEVWISRTDNTNFLFSSFSVKNEHDEEKHLQPETEVKTEDSAETDDSVDSDFWKETRERRPNSTVMENIHDNRPKPEIKAYCCSECGKTFTTKQNLTIHFRVHTGEKPFSCSECGKSFNQKCYLKLHLAHHRGEKPFSCSVCGRGFSWCYQLKKHKCGEGQVSEPHQKQTEGKKEQVETGASRENCGGVRDQDPGRRLQPESEGRTEDHSETKSENSDDLSKTRKHQFGLNSVGNVNYKRPKTYKKPHRCSECGKAFRLKTDLNRHTRIHTGVKPFNCTVCSKRFYLKGHLRSHMLVHTGEKPYGCSVCGKRYNHKSSLRLHMVHHRGERPFSCSVCNKRFNQKGHLNSHMLVHTEEKPFSCSVCSKRFNYKSGLKAHMAHHSTEKPFSCTLCSKTFFQKGHLTSHMYVHTGEKPFSCSFCSRRFNHKGNLTSHMAVHTGEKPFCCSFCNKRFSNSSYRSLHMAHHRGEKPFNCGKCDQSFAWRYQLRKHKCRASDLYKAPTKVKQEAETEANGEDCGGPDTIKNTDPERYLKPKTDLKIEDFS